In Uranotaenia lowii strain MFRU-FL chromosome 2, ASM2978415v1, whole genome shotgun sequence, one genomic interval encodes:
- the LOC129742896 gene encoding uncharacterized protein LOC129742896, translated as MAQLTQQVSATQQAIHKLSRDETVLDSLSNNLTEFVYDPEQGSTFDSWYARYADLFDKDAEKLDDAAKVRLLMRKLNPQAHERFTSFILPKLSKELSFSETIGKLKTIFGSPVSAFHRRYLCLQTTKDDSDNLVSYSCKVNKACVDFKLKDMSEEQFKCLIFVSGLKSARDSDIRMRLITKLNETKDVSLEQVVEDCKNLLNLKKDNSLVEKQQSFSAVNAIHKERHPKPNHEHWAGKSVNSTNLPKTPCWACGAMHFSVDCTYREHQCRECKKKGHKEGYCACFTSGGSSSSNKKKKKKSSREVKIVSVNNITQSRKYSEIEIRFRYDCRSIQRRISRSFLTSVGEKSAKEQFPLATPNLHLLGRSKQRLLWY; from the coding sequence ATGGCACAGCTTACTCAGCAGGTCTCAGCTACCCAGCAGGCCATTCACAAGCTGTCGAGGGACGAAACGGTTTTGGACTCCCTTTCCAATAACCTTACCGAATTCGTCTATGATCCGGAGCAAGGCAGTACGTTCGACTCCTGGTATGCACGTTATGCAGATTTGTTCGACAAGGATGCCGAAAAACTGGACGACGCTGCGAAAGTCCGGTTACTGATGAGGAAGCTGAATCCACAAGCACATGAGCGGTTCACCAGTTTTATACTTCCGAAGCTGTCCAAGGAGTTATCGTTCAGTGAAACTATTGGGAAGTTAAAAACGATCTTCGGATCCCCAGTGTCCGCGTTCCATCGCCGTTATCTGTGCTTGCAGACGACAAAAGACGATTCCGATAATCTAGTGTCCTATTCGTGCAAAGTTAATAAAGCGTGTGTGGACTTCAAGTTAAAAGATATGTCAGAGGAACAGTTCAAGTGCCTCATTTTCGTGAGTGGTCTCAAGTCAGCACGAGACTCGGACATCCGTATGAGGTTGATAACGAAGTTAAACGAAACTAAGGACGTTTCTCTGGAACAAGTGGTGGAAGATTGCAAGAATTTACTGAACTTGAAAAAAGACAACAGTCTTGTTGAGAAACAGCAATCATTCAGTGCAGTGAATGCCATTCATAAAGAGCGGCATCCCAAACCAAATCATGAACATTGGGCGGGAAAGTCAGTAAATTCTACCAATCTACCAAAAACTCCGTGTTGGGCGTGCGGTGCTATGCACTTTTCTGTGGACTGTACATACCGTGAACATCAGTGTCGTGAGTGTAAAAAGAAAGGCCATAAGGAAGGATATTGCGCCTGTTTTACGTCTGGcggtagcagcagcagcaacaagaagaaaaagaagaagagtAGCAGAGAAGTGAAAATAGTGTCCGTGAATAATATCACCCAGAGCAGGAAGTACTCCGAAATCGAAATCAGGTTCCGGTACGATTGCAGATCGATTCAGCGTCGGATATCACGATCATTTCTGACCAGTGTTGGCGAAAAATCGGCGAAGGAACAATTCCCTCTTGCAACGCCAAATCTGCATCTGTTAGGACGTAGTAAGCAGCGACTCCTATGGTACTAA